In the Alligator mississippiensis isolate rAllMis1 chromosome 7, rAllMis1, whole genome shotgun sequence genome, one interval contains:
- the LOC102565424 gene encoding von Willebrand factor A domain-containing protein 5A isoform X1: MVTCGLLTSSNKPVPLRRVAVDVCIQSFVADVSSELLYKNEESDPVEAIFTFPMDADSAVYAFQARIQDTIIKAQIQDKKEAQETYEDALASGQSSFLLEQMSGGDVFSCSLGNLPPGEEAVLSLRYVQELPLEADGATRFVLPAVLHPRYAPQGWEEENVTAGVSYVAKGELPYTLSLSVSLQSPHGIARVHSNCSLTPLNYTAQDQTAAQVSLAQSAPHDRDVELLVYYARAHKPSAMLEPRMPSAQAGTLMGDPVAMVTLLPNIPEAALGQSQAGEFIFLLDRSGSMGCPMDSSTGHPLRIDSAKDTLVLLLKSLPLGCYFNIYSFGSNFESFYPQSVEYTQRTMADSLKRVQSFQADLGGTEILRPLQAIYGSPCRDGHPRQIFVFTDGEVGNTQKVIAEVQRHHRSHRCFSFGIGQGASTALIKGIAKAGGGVAEFITGQDRMAAKVLRSLKWALQPAVTGISLSWELPPGMEAVPLRPDPKVIFQGQRLLVYSQLRGQPQAPESSVGSVTLQYTIKDETFKDTVQFPLQPQEGDRLPIHRLAAKALLQELEPGLPSGSEESRHRALEASLSSGVVCSLTAYVGVDTRQGRPVQGPLRRCPIPLAAPVSCMMAPGSPLMLPLCGRASLMSFSKSFSFQQDSTEMLQSDANYFPAPIPQAIGCRRIHSANQRAVNMVPENLSRSRRSCGTPQETMKMASCKMQTMPQAVAQEGASPLIKLVSLQNANGSWGLDSALASALGVSETDVKGKMPSEGVEPGVWATVLAVVWLHSRSAAQREEWELLEIKAVGWLRSRAGSISQLDKCLEAANALLGCSVAAPVFGL, translated from the exons ATGGTGACCTGCGGCCTCCTGACAAGTAGCAACAAGCCAg TGCCGCTGCGCCGTGTTGCGGTGGACGTGTGCATCCAGAGCTTCGTGGCCGACGTGAGCTCCGAGCTGCTGTACAAGAATGAGGAATCGGACCCTGTGGAGGCTATCTTCACCTTCCCCATGGATGCCGACTCGGCTGTCTATGCCTTCCAGGCCCGCATCCAAGACACCATCATCAAGGCCCAGATCCAAGACAAGAAGGAG GCCCAGGAGACATACGAGGATGCGCTGGCCAGTGGCCAGAGCTCATTCCTGCTGGAGCAGATGTCTGGGGGGGACGTGTTCAGCTGCTCCCTCGGGAACCTGCCCCCAGGGGAAGAGGCAGTGCTGTCACTGCGTTACGTCCAGGAGCTGCCCCTTGAGGCTGACGGGGCCACGCGCTTTGTCTTGCCAGCTGTGTTGCATCCCCGCTACGCACCACAGG GATGGGAAGAGGAGAATGTCACCGCAGGTGTCTCATATGTGGCCAAGGGAGAACTGCCCTATACCCTGAGCCTGAGCGTCAGCCTGCAGTCACCCCACGGTATTGCCCGTGtccactccaactgcagcctcaccccCTTGAACTACACAGCGCAGGACCAGACTGCTGCCCAG GTGTCACTGGCCCAGTCTGCCCCGCACGAccgggatgtggagctgctggtcTACTATGCCAGGGCTCACAAGCCCAGTGCCATGCTGGAGCCCAGGATGCCTTCTGCACAGGCAG GCACCCTGATGGGTGACCCCGTTGCAATGGTGACCTTGCTGCCCAACATCCCTGAGGCAGCGCTGGGCCAGAGCCAGGCCGGGGAGTTCATCTTCCTGCTTGATCGCTCTGGCAGCATGGGTTGTCCCATGGATAGCAGCACCGGCCACCCACTGCGCATCGACAGTGCCAAG GATACCCTGGTCCTGCTTTTGAAGAGTTTGCCCTTGGGCTGTTACTTCAACATCTACAGCTTTGGATCGAACTTCGAGTCCTTTTACCC ACAGAGTGTGGAGTACACCCAGCGCACCATGGCTGACTCCCTGAAGCGCGTCCAGTCCTTCCaggcagatctgggaggcacTGAGATCCTGCGGCCACTACAAGCCATTTATGGCAGCCCTTGCCGGGATGGGCACCCTCGCCAG ATCTTTGTTTTCACTGATGGGGAGGTGGGCAACACACAGAAGGTCATCGCTGAAGTCCAGCGTCATCACAGGTCGCACAG GTGCTTTTCGTTTGGCATTGGACAAGGGGCTTCCACAGCTCTGATCAAAGGCATCGCCAAGGCAGGCGGGGGCGTCGCTGAGTTCATCACTGGCCAGGACCGCATGGCCGCCAAG GTCCTACGGTCTCTGAAGTGGGCCCTACAGCCAGCAGTTACCGGGATCTCTctgagctgggagctgccccctggGATGGAGGCAGTACCATTGAGGCCAGACCCAAAGGTGATCTTCCAGGGACAGCGCCTCCTCGTCTATTCCCAGCTCCGTGGACAGCCACAG GCCCCAGAGTCCTCTGTGGGAAGTGTCACGCTGCAGTATACCATTAAAGATGAGACCTTCAAGGACACGGTGCAGTTTCCCCTGCAGCCGCAGGAAGGAGACAG GTTGCCCATTCACCGCCTGGCAGCCAAggccctgctgcaggagctggagccagggctacCATCTGGCTCAGAGGAGAGCCGTCACCGGGCACTAGAAGCAAGTTTGAGCTCAGGAGTGGTGTGCTCCCTCACAGCCTACGTTGGGGTTGACACCAGACAGGGGCGGCCGGTACAGGGACCCCTGAGAAGATGCCCCATCCCACTGGCAG CTCCAGTCTCCTGCATGATGGCACCAGGCTCTCCCTTAATGCTGCCGTTGTGCGGACGAGCCTCCTTAATGTCATTCTCAAAGAGCTTCAGTTTTCAACAGGACAGCACTGAAATGCTCCAATCAGATGCGAACTACTTTCCTGCGCCCATCCCCCAAGCTATAG GCTGCCGTAGGATTCATAGCGCAAACCAAAGGGCAGTGAACATGGTCCCTGAGAACCTTTCCCGGAGTCGCCGCAGCTGCGGCACCCCACAAGAGACAATGAAAATGGCAAGCTGCAAGATGCAGACGATgccacaggcagtggcacaggaAG GAGCATCTCCCCTGATAAAGCTGGTCTCCCTTCAGAACGCCAATGGCTCGTGGGGCCTTGACTCTGCCCTGGCTTCTGCGCTTGGAGTGAGTGAAACAGATGTCAAGGGCAAAATGCCCAGtgag GGTGTGGAGCCCGGGGTCTGGGCGACggtgctggctgtggtctggctgCATAGCCGCAGTGCAGCGCAGCgcgaggagtgggagctgctggagatCAAGGCCGTGGGCTGGCTGCGCAGTCGAGCTG GATCCATCTCCCAGCTGGACAAGTGCCTGGAGGCAGCCaatgccctgctgggctgctccgtGGCTGCCCCTGTCTTTGGGCTCTGA
- the LOC102565424 gene encoding von Willebrand factor A domain-containing protein 5A isoform X2: MVTCGLLTSSNKPVPLRRVAVDVCIQSFVADVSSELLYKNEESDPVEAIFTFPMDADSAVYAFQARIQDTIIKAQIQDKKEAQETYEDALASGQSSFLLEQMSGGDVFSCSLGNLPPGEEAVLSLRYVQELPLEADGATRFVLPAVLHPRYAPQGWEEENVTAGVSYVAKGELPYTLSLSVSLQSPHGIARVHSNCSLTPLNYTAQDQTAAQVSLAQSAPHDRDVELLVYYARAHKPSAMLEPRMPSAQAGTLMGDPVAMVTLLPNIPEAALGQSQAGEFIFLLDRSGSMGCPMDSSTGHPLRIDSAKDTLVLLLKSLPLGCYFNIYSFGSNFESFYPQSVEYTQRTMADSLKRVQSFQADLGGTEILRPLQAIYGSPCRDGHPRQIFVFTDGEVGNTQKVIAEVQRHHRSHRCFSFGIGQGASTALIKGIAKAGGGVAEFITGQDRMAAKVLRSLKWALQPAVTGISLSWELPPGMEAVPLRPDPKVIFQGQRLLVYSQLRGQPQAPESSVGSVTLQYTIKDETFKDTVQFPLQPQEGDRLPIHRLAAKALLQELEPGLPSGSEESRHRALEASLSSGVVCSLTAYVGVDTRQGRPVQGPLRRCPIPLAGVSCFMIGCRRIHSANQRAVNMVPENLSRSRRSCGTPQETMKMASCKMQTMPQAVAQEGASPLIKLVSLQNANGSWGLDSALASALGVSETDVKGKMPSEGVEPGVWATVLAVVWLHSRSAAQREEWELLEIKAVGWLRSRAGSISQLDKCLEAANALLGCSVAAPVFGL, from the exons ATGGTGACCTGCGGCCTCCTGACAAGTAGCAACAAGCCAg TGCCGCTGCGCCGTGTTGCGGTGGACGTGTGCATCCAGAGCTTCGTGGCCGACGTGAGCTCCGAGCTGCTGTACAAGAATGAGGAATCGGACCCTGTGGAGGCTATCTTCACCTTCCCCATGGATGCCGACTCGGCTGTCTATGCCTTCCAGGCCCGCATCCAAGACACCATCATCAAGGCCCAGATCCAAGACAAGAAGGAG GCCCAGGAGACATACGAGGATGCGCTGGCCAGTGGCCAGAGCTCATTCCTGCTGGAGCAGATGTCTGGGGGGGACGTGTTCAGCTGCTCCCTCGGGAACCTGCCCCCAGGGGAAGAGGCAGTGCTGTCACTGCGTTACGTCCAGGAGCTGCCCCTTGAGGCTGACGGGGCCACGCGCTTTGTCTTGCCAGCTGTGTTGCATCCCCGCTACGCACCACAGG GATGGGAAGAGGAGAATGTCACCGCAGGTGTCTCATATGTGGCCAAGGGAGAACTGCCCTATACCCTGAGCCTGAGCGTCAGCCTGCAGTCACCCCACGGTATTGCCCGTGtccactccaactgcagcctcaccccCTTGAACTACACAGCGCAGGACCAGACTGCTGCCCAG GTGTCACTGGCCCAGTCTGCCCCGCACGAccgggatgtggagctgctggtcTACTATGCCAGGGCTCACAAGCCCAGTGCCATGCTGGAGCCCAGGATGCCTTCTGCACAGGCAG GCACCCTGATGGGTGACCCCGTTGCAATGGTGACCTTGCTGCCCAACATCCCTGAGGCAGCGCTGGGCCAGAGCCAGGCCGGGGAGTTCATCTTCCTGCTTGATCGCTCTGGCAGCATGGGTTGTCCCATGGATAGCAGCACCGGCCACCCACTGCGCATCGACAGTGCCAAG GATACCCTGGTCCTGCTTTTGAAGAGTTTGCCCTTGGGCTGTTACTTCAACATCTACAGCTTTGGATCGAACTTCGAGTCCTTTTACCC ACAGAGTGTGGAGTACACCCAGCGCACCATGGCTGACTCCCTGAAGCGCGTCCAGTCCTTCCaggcagatctgggaggcacTGAGATCCTGCGGCCACTACAAGCCATTTATGGCAGCCCTTGCCGGGATGGGCACCCTCGCCAG ATCTTTGTTTTCACTGATGGGGAGGTGGGCAACACACAGAAGGTCATCGCTGAAGTCCAGCGTCATCACAGGTCGCACAG GTGCTTTTCGTTTGGCATTGGACAAGGGGCTTCCACAGCTCTGATCAAAGGCATCGCCAAGGCAGGCGGGGGCGTCGCTGAGTTCATCACTGGCCAGGACCGCATGGCCGCCAAG GTCCTACGGTCTCTGAAGTGGGCCCTACAGCCAGCAGTTACCGGGATCTCTctgagctgggagctgccccctggGATGGAGGCAGTACCATTGAGGCCAGACCCAAAGGTGATCTTCCAGGGACAGCGCCTCCTCGTCTATTCCCAGCTCCGTGGACAGCCACAG GCCCCAGAGTCCTCTGTGGGAAGTGTCACGCTGCAGTATACCATTAAAGATGAGACCTTCAAGGACACGGTGCAGTTTCCCCTGCAGCCGCAGGAAGGAGACAG GTTGCCCATTCACCGCCTGGCAGCCAAggccctgctgcaggagctggagccagggctacCATCTGGCTCAGAGGAGAGCCGTCACCGGGCACTAGAAGCAAGTTTGAGCTCAGGAGTGGTGTGCTCCCTCACAGCCTACGTTGGGGTTGACACCAGACAGGGGCGGCCGGTACAGGGACCCCTGAGAAGATGCCCCATCCCACTGGCAG GCGTCTCGTGCTTCATGATAGGCTGCCGTAGGATTCATAGCGCAAACCAAAGGGCAGTGAACATGGTCCCTGAGAACCTTTCCCGGAGTCGCCGCAGCTGCGGCACCCCACAAGAGACAATGAAAATGGCAAGCTGCAAGATGCAGACGATgccacaggcagtggcacaggaAG GAGCATCTCCCCTGATAAAGCTGGTCTCCCTTCAGAACGCCAATGGCTCGTGGGGCCTTGACTCTGCCCTGGCTTCTGCGCTTGGAGTGAGTGAAACAGATGTCAAGGGCAAAATGCCCAGtgag GGTGTGGAGCCCGGGGTCTGGGCGACggtgctggctgtggtctggctgCATAGCCGCAGTGCAGCGCAGCgcgaggagtgggagctgctggagatCAAGGCCGTGGGCTGGCTGCGCAGTCGAGCTG GATCCATCTCCCAGCTGGACAAGTGCCTGGAGGCAGCCaatgccctgctgggctgctccgtGGCTGCCCCTGTCTTTGGGCTCTGA